From the genome of Uranotaenia lowii strain MFRU-FL chromosome 1, ASM2978415v1, whole genome shotgun sequence, one region includes:
- the LOC129740483 gene encoding uncharacterized protein LOC129740483 — MGLPKASLKTFFFYWLVAVGLTAEQSTPSLINVGQLDPANLNASSISDLSDSISQAIFGSSKMAGTSKPEARDVESTYIRARNLLMRIQMVERVRINDTDLREQVMNAMQIAFKTPLKNTLGQAELFSKIVPCFSSLSDDIEKAVDAEKPTYDKCLKEAKYRILNCVQPAGARLKEEFISLNANIMSCINENKNSS; from the exons ATGGGTCTCCCCAAAG CCagtttaaaaacgtttttcttCTACTGGCTGGTAGCAGTTGGGCTAACGGCGGAACAATCCACACCTTCGTTGATAAATGTCGGACAGTTGGATCCGGCAAACTTGAATGCTTCATCGATTTCCGATTTATCCGACTCCATAAGCCAAGCAATTTTTGGGTCATCCAAAA TGGCAGGTACATCAAAACCAGAAGCAAGGGATGTTGAGAGCACCTATATTCGAGCGAGAAATTTGTTAATGAGAATCCAGATGGTCGAACGGGTCCGTATAAATGATACTGATCTAAGAGAGCAGGTCATGAACGCCATGCAGATCGCGTTTAAAACGCCTTTGAAAAACACTTTAGGTCAAGCTGAACTATTCTCAAAG ATCGTACCTTGTTTCTCAAGCTTATCTGACGACATCGAGAAAGCCGTCGATGCTGAAAAGCCAACTTACGACAAATGTCTGAAGGAAGCCAAATACCGGATACTGAATTGCGTACAACCGGCAGGAGCCAGACTTAAGGAGGAATTCATCTCGCTTAATGCAAACATCATGTCATgcataaatgaaaacaaaaattcgtcTTGA